The following DNA comes from Kitasatospora sp. NBC_01287.
GTCCGAGGAGCCGGGCCACCGCGTCGGTCGGCCGCTCGGGCCTGGCCACCGCGAGCCGCTGGATCTCCACCACGTGGTCGGCCAGCCAGCCGGGCAGCCGCCCCTGCTCGATCAGCTGGGCGCGCAGTTGCTCCGGCGCCAGCTCCAGGTGGCGCACCGGCCGCCCGAGCAGCCCGGTCAGCAGCTCGGCGAGCCGGCCGTGGCCCACCGCCTCGGCCCCGGTCAGCGTGTAGGTACCGCCGACCAGCTCGGGGCGGGCCAGCACGGCGGCGGCCACCTCGCCGATGTCCCGGCAGTCGATGTAGTTGCACGGGGCGTCCCCGAGCGCGGCGGCCACCACACCCCCGCGCGCCACCCCGGGCGCGAGCAACAGCAGGTTCTGCATGAACGCGTACGGGCGCAGCACGGTGGCCTGGACACCGGCGGTGCGCAGGTAGGCCTCCACGGTGTGGTGGCCGCGGGCGACGGCGACCGGCGAGTCCGGCTCGGCGGCCGGCGAGGAGATCTTGACGATGTGCTCGATGCCGCACTCCAACGCGGCCTCGATCACGCGCAGTTCGAACTCGACCTGGCGCGGGCCGTTCGCCATGGTCAGGAAGAGCTGGCTGCCGCCCGCGAAGGCGGCGAGCAGCGAGGCCGGGTCACCGGCGTCGGCCTCGCGGACCTCGACCAGCGCCGCCGCGGCCGGGTCGAGGCCGGCCCGCAGCCCCCGCGGCGCCCGACTCAGGGCGCGGCTCGGCAGGCCCAGGTCGGCCAGGGCGCGCAGCAGCGCGCCGCCGGTGGCCCCGGTGGCCCCCATCACGATGATCATCGGTTTCCCCTCACGGTGTCGGCGCCGGTCCGGCCGCGCCAGCGCCAGCTGATGATGGTGGCGGCGAGCGCCGCCGAGATCGGCAGGTCCAGCCGCAGCCGGTCGAGCCAGGAGGCGGTCGGCGACCAGTTCCATCCGGGCAGCCCGTGGCGGGCCGACCAGCCCAGGCCGAACGCCACGCCCAGCGCGAGCCCGGCCGCCAGCAGGCCCAGGGCGGGGGCGAGCACCGTCCGGGGCAGCGCGCTGGGCCACCGGCGGCGGGTGCCGGCCCGTCGCAGCCAGCCGCCGGTGACCAGGGCGACGAGGGCCGAGGTGCCCGCGATGGAGGTGCCGGCGGCCCAGGTCAGCTCCGCACTCCCCCGGGCCAGCCCGCCCGCCCCCGCGGACAGGGCCGGCGCCAGGTAGGCGACCACCACCTCCCGCCAGAGCGTGAACGGCGGCGGGCCGCCGGTTCTGCGGCGGTGGGTCCGCTGGTCTTCCTTGAACATGTGCCATCCCCTCGATAAATAATTAGGCAGCTAACTATGTGGGTATGAAAAGGACCCCGCCAGTGGCGGGGCAACCCGTTCGCCCGACTACTCGGCGGTCAGCGCGCCGACCCCCCGCACGATCCGGCCCAGCAGCTCCAGGAAGACGCCGCGCTCGGCCACGCTGAGCGCGCCGACCATCGCCTGCAGCCGCTCGAAGTGCTCCGGCGCCATCTCGCGCAGCCGCTCGGCCCCACGGGCCGTCAGCACCACGACGGTGCCGCGCCCGTCCTCCCGGGAGGAGCGCCGGGCCACCAGCCCCTCCCGCTCCAGCCCGTCCACCAGCCCGGTCACCGTGGCCCGGGAGACCCCGAGCCCGGCAGCCAGCCGCGAGGGCGACTTCTCGCCGCCGTGGTCCTCCAGATCGGCGAGCAGCCGGTAGCGCCCGGTGGAGAGCCCGAAGCGGCCGAAGTGCACCTCCGACGCCTGCCCGAGCCGGGCGCCGGCGGCCATCAGCCGCACCGCGACCAGCACGGCCTGCGGGTCGGTCGCCAGACCGTAGCGCTGGATCTGGCGCCGGGCCTGATCCAGCGTCGGCTGGGCGGCGGGGTCGTCCGTCTCCTGGCTCATGAAAGTAATATGGCAGCTAATCACTTGCCCGGTCAAGCGGTTCACGTGCTCGCCGGGAGCGCCGCCCAGATCTGCCCGGCCAGCGGCCCGGGGGCCAGCGCGCCGTCCACCACCAGGTCGGCCCGGTGCCGCGCGGGCTCGACGTGCCGCTCGTGGGCGTCGCGGCGGTGCGCCAGGTAGTTGCTCAGCAGCACCTCCAGCGGGAAGCCGTCGCGCAGCACCTTGCGCTCGATCTTGCGGGCCAGCCGCAGGTCGGCCGCCAGGTCCACGAAGACGTCCAGGCGGGCGCAGCGCGTGCGCGGGGCGACCCGCTCGGCGAAGAGCCCCTCCACCACGACCACCGCCGCCCCGGCCAGCGCGGCGTCCGTGTCGCGGGCCAGGAGCTGTCCGGTCGATCTTGTCGGATCAGCGCGCGGTGTTGGGCGCCCGGCTGGGCGTGCGCTCGAGTCGTCCTCGTACTGGACGTACTTGGATGATTCGGGCGTGCGTCCAGCCGGGATGCCCGGCGCCGCGCGCCCGGCAAGATCGGCCGGACAGCTCCTGGTCTGGCGGCGTCGATCGAGCGCGGATCGCCGACGTCCAGGCGCCAGGTGCCCGCCCGGTCCGGCGCCCACACCCCGCTCTCCCGACCGGTGGCGTAGTAGTCGTCGCCGTGCAGCACCCGCACCGTGCGCGCCCCGGCGGTGGCGGCGAGCTCCGTCGCCAGCGTGGTCTTGCCCGCGCCGGCCCCGCCGGTCAGTGTCAGCAGCATCCGCCCATGGTGCCGGATCCCCCCTGCCCGCAGGGCCGGTGCCCCGGATAGGGCAGCATGGGCCCATGTCTGCCACCTCCGTACTGACGCGTGCCGAGGCCGTCGAGCGCCACCGCCTGCTCAAGGTCCGCACCGCCGAGATCGACCTCGACCTCACCAAGGGTTCCGAGTTCTTCGGCTCCACCACGGTCATCCGCTTCTCCTGCGCCGAGGCGGGTGCGGCGACCTTCGTCGACGTCAAACCCGCCCGGCTGCACCGGGTGCTGCTGAACGGCATCGAGCTGGACGTCGCGGCGCTGGCCGCCGGGCGGTTCCCGCTCACCGGGCTGGCGGCGGAGAACGAGCTGACGGTCGAGGCGGACATGGCGTACTCGCACACCGGCGAGGGCATGCACCGCTACACCGACCCGGCCGACGGCGAGGACTACCTCTACACCCAGTCGTTCCTGGACGACGGCCCGCGGGTCTTCGCCTCCTTCGACCAGCCCGACCTCAAGGCGGTGCACACGCTGTCGGTCACCGCGCCGGCGCGGTGGACCGTGGTCTCCAACGGGATCGCCACCCGGGGCGAGGCGGGCCGCTGGACCTTCGCGCCCACCCCGCCGATCAGCAGCTACCTGGTCTCGCTGGTCGCCGGACCGCTGCACTCGGTGCTCACCGAGCACGACGGCATCCCGCTGGGCCTGCACTGCCGCCGCTCGCTGGCCGCCCACCTGGACGCGGACGCGGCGGAGCTGCTGGAGGTCACCCGGCAGGGCTTCGACCACTACCACCGGGTCTTCCGCCACCGCTACCCGTTCGACAGCTACGACCAGTGCTTCGTCCCCGAGTTCAACGCCGGCGCGATGGAGAACCCGGGCTGCGTGACGCTGCGCGACGAGTACGTCTTCCGCTCCGCCGTGGCCGACACCGAGCGCGAGGAGCGCGCCATCGTCGTCACGCACGAGATGGCGCACATGTGGTTCGGCGACCTGGTCACCATGAAGTGGTGGGACGACCTGTGGCTGAACGAGTCCTTCGCCGAGTACATGGCCTACACCGTCACCGCCGAGTCCACCCGCTTCACCGGTGCCTGGACCGGATTCGCCGCCGCCCGCAAGACCTGGGGCTACGACGCCGACCAGCGGCCCTCCACCCACCCGGTGGCCCCCACGGCGGTCGAGGACACCGCGCAGGCGCTGCAGAACTTCGACGGCATCTCCTACGCCAAGGGCGCCTCCGCGCTGCGCCAGCTGGTCGCCTGGCTCGGCGAGGAGCAGTTCCTGGCGGGCGTCAACGACTACTTCGAGCAGCACGCCTTCGGCAACGCCACGCTGGACGACCTGCTGCGCTCGCTGGCCGCCGCCAGTGGCCGGGACGTGCACGGCTGGGCCGAGCGCTGGCTGCGCACCACCGGCGTGGACACGCTGCGGATCGAGGGCGGACAGGTGCGGCACAGCGCCGGCGACGGGCGGCCGCGGCCGCACCAGGTGAGCGTCGGCCGCTACCTGCGCACCCCGGACGGCGCCTTGACGCTGGCCTCGCGCGAACCGCTGGAGCTGGCCGCGGCGCCCGCCGAGGTGAGCGTGCAGGACTCGGACCTGACCCTGCTGAACGACACCGACCTCAGCTTCGTCAAGGTCCGCCTGGACGAGCGGTCCTGGCAGACCGTGCGCGATTCGCTCGGCGCCGTGCCCGAGGAGCTGGCCCGGGCCGTGCTCTGGAGTTCGGCCCGCGACCAGGTCAGGGACGGCGAGTTGACGCCGGGCCAGTACCTGGAGCTGGTCGCCGCGCACCTGCCCGGGGAGTCCTCGGTCCACCTGGTCCAGGCGGTGCTGACCTTCGCCGGCGAGTTCGTGGTCGACCGCTGCCTCTCGCCCGCCCGGCGTCCGTGGGGGCTCGCCCTGCTGGCCGGCGTCCACCGCGCGCTGCTGAGCCGCACCGAGGGCTCGGCGGACGGCAGCGGCCTGCGCCTGCTGGCCGTGCGCGGCCTGCTCGCCACCGCGGCGACCGAGGCCGAGACGGCCGAGCTGCGGGACTGGCTGGCGGCCGGCACCGTGCCCGGCGGCCCGGCACTCGACCCGG
Coding sequences within:
- a CDS encoding NmrA family NAD(P)-binding protein, with translation MIIVMGATGATGGALLRALADLGLPSRALSRAPRGLRAGLDPAAAALVEVREADAGDPASLLAAFAGGSQLFLTMANGPRQVEFELRVIEAALECGIEHIVKISSPAAEPDSPVAVARGHHTVEAYLRTAGVQATVLRPYAFMQNLLLLAPGVARGGVVAAALGDAPCNYIDCRDIGEVAAAVLARPELVGGTYTLTGAEAVGHGRLAELLTGLLGRPVRHLELAPEQLRAQLIEQGRLPGWLADHVVEIQRLAVARPERPTDAVARLLGRAPRGLEAFLVEHLDLFR
- a CDS encoding MarR family winged helix-turn-helix transcriptional regulator produces the protein MSQETDDPAAQPTLDQARRQIQRYGLATDPQAVLVAVRLMAAGARLGQASEVHFGRFGLSTGRYRLLADLEDHGGEKSPSRLAAGLGVSRATVTGLVDGLEREGLVARRSSREDGRGTVVVLTARGAERLREMAPEHFERLQAMVGALSVAERGVFLELLGRIVRGVGALTAE
- the pepN gene encoding aminopeptidase N — translated: MSATSVLTRAEAVERHRLLKVRTAEIDLDLTKGSEFFGSTTVIRFSCAEAGAATFVDVKPARLHRVLLNGIELDVAALAAGRFPLTGLAAENELTVEADMAYSHTGEGMHRYTDPADGEDYLYTQSFLDDGPRVFASFDQPDLKAVHTLSVTAPARWTVVSNGIATRGEAGRWTFAPTPPISSYLVSLVAGPLHSVLTEHDGIPLGLHCRRSLAAHLDADAAELLEVTRQGFDHYHRVFRHRYPFDSYDQCFVPEFNAGAMENPGCVTLRDEYVFRSAVADTEREERAIVVTHEMAHMWFGDLVTMKWWDDLWLNESFAEYMAYTVTAESTRFTGAWTGFAAARKTWGYDADQRPSTHPVAPTAVEDTAQALQNFDGISYAKGASALRQLVAWLGEEQFLAGVNDYFEQHAFGNATLDDLLRSLAAASGRDVHGWAERWLRTTGVDTLRIEGGQVRHSAGDGRPRPHQVSVGRYLRTPDGALTLASREPLELAAAPAEVSVQDSDLTLLNDTDLSFVKVRLDERSWQTVRDSLGAVPEELARAVLWSSARDQVRDGELTPGQYLELVAAHLPGESSVHLVQAVLTFAGEFVVDRCLSPARRPWGLALLAGVHRALLSRTEGSADGSGLRLLAVRGLLATAATEAETAELRDWLAAGTVPGGPALDPDLRWRLLLRLCVLGAADEPEIAAELARDPSATSEEGAARCRAARPRRDAKEAAWAALFHGELSAYLANATTEGLWQPEQAELLDDLTLRYFEDVVATTAARGPAMASVLTRHGFPSFAATGATVRAAEACLAREDLIPATRRGVLDQLDNLRRAARARAVDGK